A region of Nocardioides sp. JS614 DNA encodes the following proteins:
- the sqr gene encoding type III sulfide quinone reductase, selenoprotein subtype: MKTLLVLGGGTAGTMTANRLRRRLDHRDWKVVVVDRDDEHHYQPGYLFLPFGGYTHDQVIRPRRGLFADAIELVTAEIDRVDPEARKVALVGGRELAYDYLVIASGTTPRPDQTPGMLGSEWRHSIFDFYTLEGAEALAAALKTFDHGRLVVHITETPIKCPVAPLEFTFLADSWLRKQGLRDRVELVFVTPLDGAFTQPVASATLGEMLAERKILVEPDFMIERVDDERRALVSFDERKVPFDLLVTVPLNMGADFVARSGLGNELNYVPVDKHTLLSTAYDTIFAIGDASDIPASKAGSVAHFAVDIFVDNFLDHIAGRPMTKSFDGHANCFVESGDDKALLIDFNYDTQPLPGKYPLPYVGPLSLLKETRANHLGKLAFRHIYWNVLLPGRPVPLPAHMSMAGKHQPEKEA, from the coding sequence ATGAAGACTCTCCTCGTGCTAGGCGGAGGAACCGCCGGCACGATGACCGCGAACCGGCTCCGCCGCCGGCTCGACCACCGCGACTGGAAGGTCGTCGTGGTCGACCGCGACGACGAGCACCATTACCAGCCGGGTTATCTGTTCCTCCCCTTCGGGGGGTACACCCACGACCAGGTGATCCGACCGCGACGCGGCCTGTTCGCCGACGCGATCGAACTGGTGACCGCGGAGATCGACCGGGTCGACCCCGAGGCCCGGAAGGTCGCGCTGGTCGGCGGGCGCGAGCTGGCCTACGACTACCTGGTGATCGCCTCCGGGACCACGCCGCGCCCGGACCAGACGCCCGGCATGCTCGGCAGCGAGTGGCGGCACAGCATCTTCGACTTCTACACCCTCGAAGGCGCCGAGGCGCTCGCCGCCGCACTCAAGACGTTCGACCACGGCCGACTGGTCGTGCACATCACGGAGACGCCCATCAAGTGCCCGGTGGCACCTCTGGAGTTCACCTTCCTGGCCGATTCCTGGCTGCGCAAGCAGGGTTTGCGCGACCGTGTGGAGCTGGTCTTCGTGACGCCGCTCGACGGCGCCTTCACCCAGCCCGTCGCCTCGGCGACGCTGGGCGAGATGCTCGCCGAGCGCAAGATCCTGGTCGAGCCGGACTTCATGATCGAGCGTGTCGACGACGAGCGCCGCGCGCTGGTCTCGTTCGACGAGCGCAAGGTGCCCTTCGACCTGCTCGTGACGGTCCCACTCAACATGGGCGCCGACTTCGTGGCGCGCTCCGGACTCGGCAACGAGCTGAACTACGTGCCGGTGGACAAGCACACGCTGCTGTCTACCGCCTACGACACGATCTTCGCCATCGGCGACGCGAGCGACATCCCGGCCTCGAAGGCCGGGTCGGTCGCCCACTTCGCGGTCGACATCTTCGTCGACAACTTCCTCGACCACATCGCGGGCAGGCCGATGACGAAGTCGTTCGACGGGCACGCGAACTGCTTCGTCGAGTCCGGTGACGACAAGGCGCTGCTGATCGACTTCAACTACGACACCCAGCCGCTCCCCGGCAAGTACCCCCTCCCCTACGTCGGCCCGCTCAGTCTCCTGAAGGAGACCCGGGCCAACCACCTGGGCAAGCTCGCCTTCCGGCACATCTACTGGAACGTGCTCCTGCCCGGGCGCCCCGTCCCACTTCCGGCTCACATGTCGATGGCCGGTAAGCACCAACCCGAGAAGGAGGCCTGA
- the hisF gene encoding imidazole glycerol phosphate synthase subunit HisF: MTLAVRVIPCLDVDAGRVVKGINFKELRDAGDPVELARTYDAEGADELTFLDISASFEGRATTMEIVSRTAEEVFIPLTVGGGVSSVADVDRLLRAGADKVAVNTAAINRPELVAEIADRFGNQVLVLSVDARRVDARRAPGTASGFEVTTHGGRKSAGLDAVEWAVRAADLGAGEILLNAMDADGTQDGFDLELIRAVRREVTVPVIASGGAGAVEHFPPAVEAGADAVLAATVFHFGTLRIADVKASLAGAGYPVR; this comes from the coding sequence ATGACGCTCGCCGTACGCGTCATCCCGTGCCTGGACGTGGACGCCGGGCGGGTGGTCAAGGGCATCAACTTCAAGGAGCTCCGCGACGCCGGCGACCCCGTGGAGCTGGCGCGCACCTACGACGCCGAGGGCGCCGACGAGCTGACCTTCCTCGACATCTCAGCCTCCTTCGAGGGGCGGGCGACCACGATGGAGATCGTCTCGCGCACGGCCGAGGAGGTGTTCATCCCGCTGACGGTCGGTGGGGGAGTGTCCTCGGTGGCCGACGTGGACCGGCTGCTGCGCGCGGGCGCCGACAAGGTCGCGGTCAACACCGCCGCGATCAACCGACCGGAGCTGGTGGCCGAGATCGCCGACCGCTTCGGCAACCAGGTGCTGGTGCTCTCGGTCGATGCAAGGAGGGTGGACGCCCGTCGCGCCCCGGGCACGGCCTCGGGCTTCGAGGTGACCACCCACGGTGGCCGGAAGTCGGCGGGCCTCGACGCCGTCGAGTGGGCCGTGCGCGCCGCGGACCTGGGCGCGGGGGAGATCCTGCTCAACGCGATGGACGCCGACGGGACGCAGGACGGCTTCGACCTGGAGCTGATCCGGGCCGTACGCCGGGAGGTCACGGTCCCGGTCATCGCGTCCGGCGGGGCGGGCGCGGTCGAGCACTTCCCGCCGGCGGTCGAGGCCGGCGCCGACGCCGTGCTGGCGGCCACCGTCTTCCACTTCGGCACGTTGCGGATCGCCGACGTCAAGGCGTCGCTGGCGGGGGCGGGCTACCCGGTCCGCTGA
- a CDS encoding ABC transporter ATP-binding protein, with protein sequence MANERGSRRGTTREGFAVLAVAIKREPWIFAVSTIGSVLFGALTVADAWVLGWSTDHVVLPAFEDGEVGGGLLLAVLALFLGVAILRAVGIVARRLGAGVMQYRMQAHTRRAVTRQYLALPMEWHQRHPTGQLLSNANSDVEAAWGPIAPLPMAVGTVAMMVIAVVQMFVADVVMALVGLLVFPAVIAANLAYQRLASPLMTRAQQLRAELSEVAYESFDGAMVVKTLGREPEETARFAEKAHQLREVNIRAGRIRAAFDPTLAALPNVGVLVVLAVGVERVLNGSTDAGDVVTVAYLLTIVSFPIRSIGWLLGEFPRSVVGYHRVRSVLRATGEMPYGERPAVGVAGGARLEVEHLAYGYDPDQRLLEDVTFTVEPGRTVAVVGATASGKSTLTTLMARLVDPDAGRILVDGTDLRDLARGQLAETLAVVPQTAFLFDDTVRGNVTLGADVSDDDVWAALRAAQADGFVAALPHGLDTRLGERGTSLSGGQRQRISLARALVRRPRLLILDDATSAVDPEVEARILDALRAGGGDSTLVVVAYRKATIGLADEVVHLEDGRIADRGTHAELLERSASYAHLVNAYEQHADLVEDAG encoded by the coding sequence GTGGCGAACGAGCGGGGGAGCCGGCGCGGGACCACGCGCGAGGGATTCGCCGTCCTGGCGGTCGCGATCAAGCGGGAGCCCTGGATCTTCGCGGTCTCGACGATCGGCAGCGTGCTCTTCGGCGCGCTGACGGTGGCCGACGCGTGGGTGCTCGGCTGGTCGACCGACCACGTCGTGCTCCCGGCGTTCGAGGACGGGGAGGTCGGCGGTGGCCTGCTGCTCGCCGTGCTGGCGCTGTTCCTCGGCGTCGCGATCCTGCGCGCGGTCGGGATCGTGGCCCGCCGGCTCGGCGCCGGCGTCATGCAGTACCGCATGCAGGCCCATACCCGCCGCGCCGTCACGCGGCAGTACCTCGCCCTGCCGATGGAGTGGCACCAGCGCCACCCGACCGGTCAGCTGCTGTCCAACGCCAACTCCGACGTCGAGGCGGCCTGGGGGCCGATCGCGCCGCTCCCGATGGCTGTCGGCACCGTCGCGATGATGGTGATCGCGGTCGTCCAGATGTTCGTCGCCGACGTCGTGATGGCGCTCGTCGGCCTGCTCGTCTTCCCGGCCGTCATCGCCGCCAACCTCGCCTACCAGCGGCTCGCCTCGCCGCTGATGACCCGGGCGCAGCAGCTGCGCGCCGAGCTCAGCGAGGTCGCCTACGAGTCCTTCGACGGCGCGATGGTCGTCAAGACGTTGGGCCGTGAGCCCGAGGAGACCGCGCGCTTCGCCGAGAAGGCCCACCAGCTGCGCGAGGTCAACATCCGCGCCGGCCGGATCCGCGCCGCCTTCGACCCGACCCTCGCCGCGCTGCCCAACGTGGGCGTGCTCGTGGTCCTCGCCGTCGGCGTCGAGCGGGTGCTGAACGGCTCGACCGACGCCGGTGACGTGGTCACGGTCGCCTACCTGCTGACCATCGTCTCGTTCCCGATCCGCTCCATCGGCTGGCTGCTCGGCGAGTTCCCGCGCAGCGTCGTGGGCTACCACCGGGTGCGCTCGGTGCTGCGCGCGACCGGCGAGATGCCGTACGGCGAGCGGCCCGCCGTCGGCGTCGCGGGCGGCGCCCGGCTGGAGGTCGAGCACCTCGCCTATGGCTACGACCCCGATCAGCGGCTGCTCGAGGACGTGACCTTCACCGTCGAGCCGGGCCGGACCGTCGCGGTCGTCGGCGCCACGGCCTCCGGCAAGAGCACCCTCACCACCCTGATGGCGCGCCTGGTCGACCCCGACGCCGGCCGGATCCTGGTCGACGGCACCGACCTGCGCGACCTGGCCCGCGGCCAGCTGGCCGAGACGCTCGCGGTCGTGCCCCAGACGGCGTTCCTCTTCGACGACACGGTGCGCGGCAACGTCACCCTGGGTGCCGACGTGTCCGACGACGACGTCTGGGCGGCGCTGCGGGCCGCCCAGGCCGACGGGTTCGTGGCTGCCCTCCCGCACGGCCTGGACACCCGGCTGGGCGAACGCGGCACGTCGCTCTCCGGCGGCCAGCGGCAGCGGATCTCGCTCGCCAGGGCCCTGGTCCGGCGTCCCCGGCTGCTGATCCTCGACGACGCGACCTCCGCCGTGGATCCCGAGGTCGAGGCCCGGATCCTCGACGCCCTGCGCGCCGGCGGCGGCGACAGCACCCTCGTCGTCGTCGCCTACCGCAAGGCCACGATCGGCCTGGCCGACGAGGTGGTGCACCTCGAGGACGGCCGGATCGCCGACCGGGGCACCCACGCCGAGCTGCTGGAGCGCAGTGCGTCCTACGCGCACCTGGTCAACGCCTACGAGCAGCACGCCGACCTGGTGGAGGACGCCGGATGA
- a CDS encoding TusE/DsrC/DsvC family sulfur relay protein — MPTTTIDGHEIHVNEEGFMTDPSEWSEPLAKALAAQIGIELTDEHWQVIRFLRDDYASEGETATLRRISVVGGVPTKTLFQLFPQKPAKKLAYVAGLPKPHGCV, encoded by the coding sequence ATGCCGACCACGACGATCGACGGGCACGAGATCCACGTCAACGAGGAAGGATTCATGACGGATCCCAGCGAGTGGTCCGAGCCCCTCGCGAAGGCCCTCGCGGCCCAGATCGGGATCGAGCTGACCGATGAGCACTGGCAGGTGATCCGCTTCCTGCGCGACGACTACGCCAGCGAGGGCGAGACCGCCACGCTGCGGCGCATCAGCGTGGTGGGCGGCGTCCCGACCAAGACGCTGTTCCAGCTGTTCCCCCAGAAGCCGGCCAAGAAGCTCGCGTACGTCGCCGGGCTGCCGAAGCCGCACGGCTGCGTGTGA
- a CDS encoding DsrE/DsrF/DrsH-like family protein, with the protein MTTTETAPLVPSFGEADAGRKLAIICSKGNLDMAYPALVLANAALGEGVETHLFFTFWGFDMINKKTMGDLKFTMLGNTATHMPQGLGGLPGMTAMATHQLKKSIADVGVPEVPDFLQQIADSGGHLWACRMSADMNHLTEADLYDEVEGIISASDFIEMTEGGQLLFV; encoded by the coding sequence ATGACTACCACCGAGACCGCCCCCCTCGTCCCGTCGTTCGGCGAGGCGGATGCGGGGCGCAAGCTGGCCATCATCTGCTCCAAGGGCAATCTGGACATGGCCTACCCGGCCCTGGTCCTTGCGAACGCCGCCCTGGGTGAGGGCGTCGAGACCCACCTGTTCTTCACGTTCTGGGGCTTCGACATGATCAACAAGAAGACCATGGGCGACCTGAAGTTCACGATGCTCGGCAACACCGCGACGCACATGCCGCAGGGCCTGGGAGGCCTGCCGGGCATGACCGCGATGGCGACCCACCAGTTGAAGAAGTCGATCGCCGACGTCGGCGTGCCCGAGGTCCCGGACTTCCTGCAACAGATCGCCGACTCCGGCGGTCACCTCTGGGCGTGCCGGATGTCGGCCGACATGAACCACCTGACCGAGGCCGACCTGTACGACGAGGTGGAGGGGATCATCAGCGCCTCCGACTTCATCGAGATGACCGAGGGTGGGCAGTTGCTGTTCGTCTGA
- a CDS encoding ABC transporter ATP-binding protein has translation MSTVLDSGEEIGAIATLRRGVHYSPELTEGIWRTLVLAILASLGQVVVPVAVQQTLDRGLNGPGGPDVSFTVLTGIGAAVAIAVTSWASYAMTARLFTASERGLATLRIKAFRHVHDLPLLTQNTERRGALVSRVTSDVDQVSQFLVFGGLLFVVSIGQILVATIVMVVYSWQLALVVWLCFAPLFLSLRYFQRKLSEAYGTVRRQVGVMLSAISEPVVGAAVVRSYAVEARTQARIDAAIDEYKAASTRAQGFTAFSFSLGGVSAGLANAGVLIVGIWLGLEVLPTGADITAGKVLAFAFLVTLFVGPVQMGTQILTDAQNAIAGWRRVIGILETPADLVDPGEQGRTLPRGPIDVHLDHVTFAYPGGPPVLRDVDLDIAAGTRVAVVGETGSGKSTIAKLLTRLMDPSEGAVLLDGIDVREIAQVSMRRSVVLVPQEGFLFDDTITANVRYGRLEATEDEILASAAELGLGDWVAGLPHGLGTRVGQRGESLSAGERQLVALLRAQLADPDLLVLDEATSAVDPALEMRIGRALERLMSGRTSVTIAHRLSTAESADEVVVVDRGRIVQRGPHSVLVTEAGSVYAGLHASWTAQQGTIQQ, from the coding sequence ATGAGCACCGTCCTCGACTCCGGTGAGGAGATCGGCGCGATCGCCACGCTGCGCCGGGGCGTGCACTACTCCCCGGAGCTCACCGAGGGCATCTGGCGGACGCTGGTGCTCGCGATCCTCGCCTCCCTCGGCCAGGTCGTCGTCCCCGTGGCCGTCCAGCAGACCCTCGACCGCGGCCTCAACGGCCCCGGCGGCCCGGACGTCTCCTTCACGGTGCTCACCGGCATCGGGGCCGCGGTCGCGATCGCGGTGACCAGCTGGGCGTCGTACGCCATGACGGCGCGGCTCTTCACCGCCTCCGAGCGCGGGCTCGCCACGCTGCGGATCAAGGCGTTCCGCCACGTGCACGACCTGCCGCTGCTCACCCAGAACACCGAGCGCCGCGGGGCCCTGGTGTCCCGCGTCACCAGCGACGTCGACCAGGTCAGCCAGTTCCTCGTGTTCGGCGGCCTGCTGTTCGTGGTGAGCATCGGGCAGATCCTCGTCGCGACCATCGTGATGGTGGTCTACAGCTGGCAGCTCGCGCTGGTGGTCTGGCTCTGCTTCGCACCGCTGTTCTTGTCGCTGCGCTACTTCCAGCGCAAGCTGTCCGAGGCCTACGGCACGGTGCGCCGCCAGGTCGGCGTCATGCTCTCGGCGATCTCCGAGCCAGTGGTCGGCGCCGCGGTGGTCCGGTCGTACGCCGTCGAGGCCCGCACCCAGGCCCGCATCGACGCCGCGATCGACGAGTACAAGGCGGCGAGCACCCGCGCCCAGGGCTTCACCGCCTTCTCGTTCTCGCTCGGCGGGGTGTCGGCCGGGCTCGCCAACGCCGGGGTGCTCATCGTCGGCATCTGGCTCGGGCTCGAGGTGCTGCCCACCGGCGCCGACATCACGGCGGGCAAGGTGCTGGCGTTCGCGTTCCTCGTCACCCTGTTCGTCGGACCGGTCCAGATGGGCACCCAGATCCTCACCGACGCGCAGAACGCCATCGCCGGCTGGCGCCGGGTGATCGGCATCCTCGAGACGCCGGCCGATCTGGTGGACCCGGGGGAGCAGGGCCGCACCCTCCCGCGCGGGCCCATCGACGTGCACCTCGACCACGTGACGTTCGCCTATCCCGGCGGGCCTCCGGTGCTGCGCGACGTCGACCTCGACATCGCCGCCGGCACCCGGGTCGCGGTGGTCGGCGAGACCGGCTCCGGCAAGTCCACGATCGCGAAGCTGCTCACCCGGCTGATGGACCCCTCCGAGGGAGCCGTCCTGCTCGACGGCATCGACGTGCGTGAGATCGCGCAGGTCTCGATGCGCCGCAGCGTCGTCCTGGTGCCGCAGGAGGGGTTCCTGTTCGACGACACGATCACCGCGAACGTCCGGTACGGCCGCCTGGAGGCGACCGAGGACGAGATCCTCGCCAGCGCTGCCGAGCTCGGGCTCGGCGACTGGGTGGCGGGGCTGCCGCACGGCCTCGGCACCCGGGTCGGCCAGCGCGGCGAGTCGCTCTCGGCCGGTGAGCGCCAGCTGGTCGCCCTGCTGCGCGCCCAGCTCGCAGATCCCGACCTGCTCGTGCTCGACGAGGCGACCAGCGCCGTCGACCCGGCACTGGAGATGCGGATCGGCCGCGCGCTCGAGCGGCTGATGAGCGGACGCACGTCGGTGACGATCGCGCACCGGCTCTCCACCGCCGAGAGCGCCGACGAGGTCGTGGTGGTCGACCGCGGGCGGATCGTCCAGCGCGGGCCGCACTCGGTGCTGGTCACCGAGGCCGGATCGGTCTACGCGGGCCTGCACGCGTCGTGGACCGCCCAGCAGGGGACAATTCAGCAGTGA
- a CDS encoding TIGR03085 family metal-binding protein — translation MSAPLALRERTELCDLALALGPDAPTLCEGWDARDLVSHLLIRERRPVSALGNIVPPLAGLTDRAMAQGRERSFGVQVETLRRPSPPLRLVPLLDGLMNTFELVVHHEDLRRAQPGWEPRTLPAADLDLLWSQLRRGGAFFGRRLPVPAVVRRSDTGATATVRKGPDPVVIAGPVVEVVLFLFGRDQVRDLDFEGSAERVAALRSADLGA, via the coding sequence ATGAGTGCTCCCCTCGCCCTGCGGGAACGGACCGAGCTGTGCGACCTGGCCCTGGCTCTGGGCCCGGACGCGCCGACGCTGTGCGAAGGGTGGGACGCCCGCGACCTGGTCAGCCACCTGCTGATCCGTGAGCGCCGGCCGGTCTCGGCGCTCGGCAACATCGTGCCTCCGCTCGCCGGCCTCACCGACCGGGCGATGGCGCAGGGTCGGGAGCGGTCCTTCGGCGTGCAGGTCGAGACGCTGCGGCGGCCCTCGCCCCCGCTGCGGCTGGTGCCGCTGCTGGACGGGCTGATGAACACCTTCGAGCTCGTCGTGCACCACGAGGACCTGCGCCGGGCACAACCCGGCTGGGAGCCACGGACCCTGCCCGCCGCCGACCTCGACCTGCTCTGGTCGCAGCTGCGTCGCGGCGGGGCGTTCTTCGGGCGCCGGCTGCCGGTCCCGGCCGTCGTACGACGCTCCGACACCGGCGCCACGGCCACCGTGCGCAAGGGCCCTGATCCCGTGGTCATCGCCGGGCCGGTGGTCGAGGTGGTGCTGTTCCTGTTCGGCCGCGACCAGGTCCGCGACCTGGACTTCGAGGGATCGGCCGAGCGGGTGGCGGCGCTGCGCTCCGCCGATCTCGGGGCCTGA
- the hisI gene encoding phosphoribosyl-AMP cyclohydrolase: MTTLDPAIAGRLKRNPDGLVPAVVQQHDTGEVLMLGWMDDEALARTLTTGRATYWSRSRQEYWLKGETSGHVQWVKEVRLDCDGDTILVKVDQVGAACHTGDRTCFDADLLSGADRPGPDARG, translated from the coding sequence GTGACCACCTTGGACCCCGCCATCGCCGGCCGGCTGAAGCGCAACCCGGACGGGCTGGTGCCCGCGGTCGTGCAGCAGCACGACACCGGCGAGGTGCTGATGCTGGGGTGGATGGACGACGAGGCGCTGGCCCGCACGCTGACGACCGGCCGGGCGACGTACTGGAGCCGCTCACGGCAGGAGTACTGGCTCAAGGGCGAGACCTCCGGGCACGTGCAGTGGGTCAAGGAGGTCCGGCTGGACTGCGACGGCGACACGATCCTGGTGAAGGTCGACCAGGTCGGTGCCGCCTGCCACACCGGCGACCGCACCTGCTTCGACGCCGATCTGCTGTCCGGCGCCGACCGACCCGGCCCCGACGCCCGTGGCTGA